Below is a genomic region from Maridesulfovibrio ferrireducens.
GAGGCGGTGATGTCGTAAAATACGATTTCATCAGCACCTTGTTCGTAATACATCTTTGCTGTTGCAACAGGGTCACCGATATCAACGTTGTCTTTAAATTTAACGCCCTTAGTAAGGATTCCGTTGCGCACGTCCAGACAGGGTATGACTCGTTTGCTAAGCATCGGAAGCCTCCTTGCAGTATTCGTAGAAATTGGAAAGCATTTTTAGGCCGGGGTTACCGCTTTTTTCCGGGTGGAACTGAACGGCCCAGAGTCCTTCGCGTCCGTGAAGGGAACAGAAAGGGCGGCCATAAATTGTTTCGCCGATAATAAATTTTTCTTCGGGAGCTGGATAATAGCTGTGGACAAAATAAAAGTATGCTTCAGGATCAATATCTTTAAAAAGAATACAGTCCTGTTTCAGCTCAACTTGGTTCCAGCCCATATGAGGCACGCGGATAGGAACTCCTTCGTAATCCACCCATGAAGGATTGAAGAGTCTGCATTCTCCGGGGATAACTGAAAGAGCTTTGGTGTCGTTTTCTTCGCTGTAGTCCAGTAGAATCTGACAACCTACGCAAATGCCGAGCAGAGGCTTTTTTTTCGAAACTAAGTCTTTTAATAGTGCGTCAAGACCGCCGGCAGTAAGTTCGTCCATAGCCTGACCCGCAGCACCGACGCCTGGAAAAATTATGCCGGTTGCTTTGGATAGCACGTCCGGATCAGATGTGATTACGTTTGGAATGTCTAATTTGTTCAGAGCGCGCTGAACACTGGTTTGATTCCCAGCCTTGTAGTCAAGAATGGCCAGCATGAGTTGAACTCCCTTATTTTTTTATGTATCTTTTGGTCCGCTTGAAAGTCACAGTCAATAAAGCTGAGCGTGAAAACATCCTAAAAGGGATAAAACGGTTCTTCCTTATCTTAGGGGCTAGTAAAAAAAGCGGAGGAAAACAAGAAAAAAGATGAATAGAATATATTTTTCTAAAATTCTATTTAGCAAGAATTCGTAAATAAAGGTCACCTTTCAGCGGGCCGAGCTTTCTGCCTTGGCCTTTAAGACGTATCGGTCTGCCGATGATAAAATCTCGCGGTAGTGTAATATCGAGAATTTTTGAACTTTTTTTGAAACCTTGCTGGATGGTTATGCGAATGTTTCGACCGGGGATAAGTGTTGATGCGGGAAAGAAGACGGTTTGTTCATCGTCCATCTGTCCGCTCACCCACGACTTAATTCCTCCGAAAATTCCACGCGAAACATCAACTGATACGGATTTATCACCCCAGTTCATGTTTATTTTACGCTCTTTAGCCGAGCCGGGAGTCGTATAAGGTTTATCTTTGCTTATCTGGCGGTAAATATCTTCGAATACCTGTTTTGCAAATGGATCATTAAGAATATCTTTGAGGACATCTTCCTCTTTTTGATAAAAAGATCTGCTTTGCTGGGCAGAAGCTGAACGGGTCTTGTTCTGGGCATCCGTTCGTGCGGTTTTTTGTTGTTGCTGGTAAGCTTTTGCACCTTGAGATGCTGTTTTTTGATCGGCTCGAGAAGTGAATGTTGCTTTTCTTTTGGTATACGAGGCTTTTCCGGCCGAAGTCGGTTTTTCAGAATCGTTACGCATTTCGTTTCTAAGAAAAACGTACGCTTCATTCACTTCTCTGAATTTACGGGCAGCATCAGGGCTGGGATTAAGGTCAGGGTGCATGGTAAAGGCCAGTTTACGAAATGCCTTTTTCACATCTGCAATTTTTGCATCTGAATCTATTTTTAATATTCGCCGTGCTTCCTGAAAATTCATATAACTAGTCGTCTTCGGTAATGAGTGCGTTGGGGCCCACTTCAGGATCGTGCTGACGCAATCCTTCAGCGCGAATGTATTCTTTGCCTTGAATTACAAATTGTTCATGTCCGGCTTCGTTGTTAATACCCGGACAGTAATCCTGAACCATCTCCCAGCTCAGTTTGTCAACGAGATTTCCTCTGAAAAAAGGCCATGCTCTGCAAACGTCAGGTCTGCCGGGGTGAACTCCGCACCCTTCGTTGAAAAATACGCAGTATCCGTCTTCTCTGCTTTGGAGACGGATTTTACCGTTTACAGTCTCGCTGTATTTTAAAACCATTTCTTCTTCTGGCAAGCCGAGATGTTCAGCCAGTCTTTTTCTATCTTTTTTGGTCATTATTATGCCGCCTTCGCCTTGACAGCAGTGGCCGCATCTTTGACATTCAAAAGCTTTAATCATAATTTTTTGCCTACGAGTCTTTTATGGTCAACCATTATACATCGGTCTTCAATGACAGTAATATCTTTTACGCTTAGAATTTCCCGGGATTCAGGGCTGAATATGCCTTGCTGCATCCAGAAAACTTTTGGAAGAGTATTCAGTTTTAAACATTCTTCAGCATGGTCCGGGCAAAATTCCGGTGCTCTGAAAACATCTACAAGGTCAACATGTTCGGGGATATCAAGAATGGACTTATAGGTTTTAAGTCCCCATACATCCTGTCTTTTAGGATGAACAGGAATAACTTTAAATCCGGTTTCAATCAGATAGCGGCCCACCATATCAACGGGTCTGCCCGGTTTATCGACAGCACCTATTACGGCTATGACCTTGACCTCATTCAGAAGTGCGGCTAACTTTTTTTCATCAAGCAATAACATATTACTTTTCTCCTCGTGGTGCACAAACTCGTGCATGCTACAGTAAAGCACTATGACTTGCAAAGAGCTCTTTTTATGTATTTTGATTAAGATTAATATTTTATTTAAATTACTCATTCAGCTTAAAAAAGTATATATTTTTCAAAGTAATTTGGAATTTAATTAAGAATAGCAAGGAGATTTTAACACATGAGCAACATAGAACAAAATATAGCCGTTCCCAGAGAAGAACTTGAAATACGCTGGGCTAAGGCAAGAAGATTTTTAGCTGAAACAGCTCCCGAAGCAGGGGGATTGCTGGCTTTTTCACGATTGCAGGTTTTTTATTTATCAGGAACGTTTGTGAATGGAGCGTTGTGGCTGCCGGTTGAAGGGGAGCCTGTTCTTTTCGTTCGTAAGTCTGTTGAAAGGGCGCGTCTTGAAAGTTCAATAAAAAACATATGTCCATTCAAGTCTTTTAAAGATCTTGCTCCGCTGGCTAAAAATGTATGTCAGCCGTTATCGGATATTATCGGCGCTGAAACCGCCGGACTTACATGGCAACTGGGAGAAATGCTTGCCGCCCGTATGCCGGATACTAAATTTGTCCCTTGCGATAAAGCGCTGGCTCTTTCCCGTGCAGTAAAGTCGGAATGGGAACTTAAAAGAATGCGCAAGGCCGGAGAACTTCATAACCTCGCGCTTGTTGATATTCTGCCCGAGATATTAATGGCCGGAATGACTGAACGTGAGATTTCGCACTTTATCTGGAATATCTTTTTTGAACTGGGCCATCAAGGAAACATGCGGATGCAGGCATTCGGTGAAGAAATCTTTCTGGGTCATGTTTCTGCCGGTGATTCCGGTATATACCCGAGTTCGTTTAATGGTCCTTTGGGAATGCGCGGTGAACATCCGGCAGCTCCGTTTATGGGTAACGCATGTAAAAAATGGCAGAAAGAAAGTTTGCTTGCCGCGGATGTCGGGTTTGTTCTTGAAGGATATCATACCGATAAAACACAAGTTTACTGGTCCGGTGCAAAAGAATCTGTGCCTTGTAGTATTATGAATGCACAAGCTTTCTGTAAAGATATGCAGGATCTAGCGGCGGATAATTTAAAACCCGGTACACTTCCGAGCTATATCTACGCAATGCTGGTTAACGAAGCTGAAAAAAGTGGATATTCAGAAGGTTTTATGGGGCTTGGTGAAAGTAAAGTTCCGTTTATCGGTCATGGAATTGGGCTGACTGTGGATGGATTTCCGCCTATTGCCAAAGGTTTTGAGAATCCAATCGAAGAAGGAATGGTCTTCGCTCTTGAGCCTAAAATAGGCATTCCGGGAGTGGGCATGGTCGGCGTGGAAAATACTTTTGAAGTCACAAAAGACGGAGCAAAATCCATCACCGGTGATAATTTTGATATGATTTTTATCGGCTGATTTAAGTTTTTATATCTAAATAATAATCCCCTGAAACAGGCACTAAATGTCCGTTTCAGGGGATTTGTTTTGATCTATATCTATAAACTTTAATTGCTATTTCACGTCAATATTCAGACCAGTGTCAGTCTTCATAATTGTCGGAGCCGGAGTGTCACCTTTGAGGTCCATTACCATGCGTAATTTATTTTCATAAATTCCGATTCTGAATTTGGAAAAAATCGGATTTTCCGGTTTCAAAGTGGTCGGTCCGAAATATTCCCAGCTGCCGTGAATGTCGACAACCAGTCTGTCCGGGTTACGCAGGAAAAAGGAAGTGTAGGAGAGCGGAGATCCACCCATATCAAGGTTGATCCGCGTTTTCCCTCCGATATTTTTGAAGTATATCGAATTAAGTCTTCCGCCTTGTAAAGCTGTTTTGGCTGTAATTTTGGGTACAGTCGCATTCTGTTCTGTTGCATTGAAACTTACTTCGGAATTGTCAAAGCTCACTTGCATTGTATCGACAGTGCTGTTTGACGTACCATTATATACATCCAGAACCGTGGCGTTATCTAACGTTTCTGGTTTGTAGGCCAGAGTTGCGTTAAATTCGCCTGTCGCATTTGCCGTAGCTGCAATTCCGTTGTTTGTGAATTGATCTTCGGGCAAATTTTCAGTGCTTTGTTGTTCCAACTGAATATACTTTTCAGGCTGAGTGGCTTGTTCCTGCATCAACCAGTTTCCGGGATTAATCAGGCTGGGGCGGGTAAAAGCGACGAGAGCAAGTATTATCAGAATGTGAATAAGAGCCTGTTTGCTGGTAAAGTAGTTGTTATATTTTCTGAAACTTCGACTGCACGAACCACAGGTAAATGATTTTACTGGTGTCAGTAGTGAAATGAATGCGTCAGAAACTAATCCGCGTCTGAGATAGAGACGGTTACTGTTGCAAAAAGGGCACTGAATAATTTTTTTATTTTTGACGGGCATACTGCACTATATTTTCGGTTACGTTAAATTACTCAAAGCCTATGCGAAATAAACACCTTTTGCCAAGGGGATTCGATTATTTGTTCAGAATTTATCCAATTATCCGGCAATAGCTTCCGAGACAATACATTCAAGATCATCCTGATCCATTTCAGTCGGGGTGTAGTCGAAAAGTTTGCCCATTGTGGCCATGGCTATTTCAACAAGTTGCGGAACATCTTCTTCTTTTGCTCCATAATTTTTCAGCGATTCCTGAGCTAAGCCTGTGCGTTCGAGCAGAACACGTAATCCTTCCAGAAAAACTGACGCGCGCTGATTTTCATCAAAGCCTGAAGTGTCGTAGCCCATTGCCATCGCGAGATCTTCAAAACGGTCAGGGCTGCCGGGGATAAGGCGTTTAAAGTATGGAAGTGAAAGTTTAGCAAGTCCCAGACCGTGCGGCAGTTCGGGATACATTGCGCTTAAGGCATGTTCCAGAGAATGGTGAGATATGCAGCGTGAAAGTGTTTCGCACATTCCGGCCGCTGTGCTGGCCCATGCCATTACAGTGCGGGCTTCAATATTGTCGCTCTGTTCAATCGCCATAGGCAGATAGTTGGTGATGAGATGTACTGATTCAAGTGCCAGCATATCACTCATGGGCTGATGCTCGGTTGAAACAAAAGTTTCAACAGCGTGGAAAAACGCATCAATGCCAGTGTATGCAGTCGTGCGCGGAGGGACGGACAGCATCAATTCAGGGTCAATGATCGACATGTACGGGAATGTTGAATCTGAGCCGAGGCTGATTTTTTCAGTACCGCCGCTTTTGCTGATAACTGCCCACGGGTCAGCTTCTGTGCCTGTTCCTGCTGTGGTCGGGATGGCAATCAGGGGCGCAGAAGGATTTTCAGCAACAATGCCTCCGCCTGAACCGGCCTGAATGAAATCCCAGCATTTACCGACATTTGTGGTCAGCAGGGCAATTGCTTTAGCTGCGTCGATAGTGGAACCTCCACCAAGTGCGACGATAAAATCTATATTTTTTTCACGGGCAAGTTTCGCCGCTTCATCAATTTGATCAGATTTCGGATTGGGAGATATATTATCAAAAACCATTGTAGAAACATTTTGTTTGCCGAGGGCAGCTTGAACTTTATCAAGATAGCCGTTGGTGATCATCGCCCCGGATTCACCTATAATTATAAGGGCTTTATCTCCTTTAGGAAGATTTGGAGTAGTGCCAAGCTCAGCAAGTTTGCCGGGGCCGAAAATGAGTCGTGTCGGGATGAAGAATTGAAAGTTTAGCATGTTGATCCTTAATTATTTATCATTATGAAATAATAAGCGTGTTAGTTCAGCCAAGGTATTTAACTGACACGGACCCTCTCGTAAAGGGGCAGAGTGCAATAATAAAACAGTCCGTGAATGGATGCCTTATTGCTTAGTCGCCGATGAGTGTCTGGCTTAGCGCTTCTTCCATTTGTCCGGTGGTATAAAGATCACGGATGACCGTTGGCGAAGTGCTGTTGTCCCCTTTTCGGAAAATAGCCGCAAGCGGGATTGATCTGCTGCCCATAGCACGTAAAAAGTCGTCCGCTGTTTTATCCGGCGCGGTCAGATCAACTTTGATATAACGCAGATTATATTTTTCCTGCCAACGATTAAGGTTGCCGGAGGTAAGCACTGTCTGTTCAAGGATTTTACAAGATGGACACCAGTCCGCAGTGAACTCTACAAACATGGATTCTTTTCCGATTCGTGACGCGAAATCATCCTGTTTAAAGCTTATCCAGTGAGCAGTCGGCACGGATGGAGTTTCGGCCCAGAATCCGGCGGCAATACATATGGTAAGAGCTGCGGCCCTTAAAGCTATCATACTCGTTTTAGTGTCACAGCCGGATGACAGTCCCCACATCCAAGCGGCAACTCCTGTGAACCACAAGAAAATCAGCGTCGGTATAAGCATGTCTTCCGGTAGAATGCTGATTAGATATATGCAGGTTGCAGCGAGGAAGAAACCTGCCGCACGCTCTACCCAGACTGTCCATGCACCCGGTTTCGGGAATTTTTTTACAAGGCCGGGAAACATCGCCATTGCAATATATGGAAGAGCCATCCCGGCTCCAACACTCATAAAAACACTGCCGATTACATAATGCGGTTGAATCATGGCCCAGCCCAGAACTCCGCCTAGAAACGGTCCACTGCACGGGGTTGCCAGAAGAGTTGCAAGTATACCCGTAAATAAAGCTTGTCTGCGTGGTCCTGAATTTTCCGTGTTTATTTTAAGATCTACGATCGGGAGATTGTATAGTCCGAACAGGCTCAAACTGAGGGCGAATACGATTCCGGTCAGTACTATGACAACAGACGGTTTTTGAAAAATCTGTCCCCATGCCAGTCCTGTGAATCCTAAAATACCACTGAGCGCACCGAAGTAGAGCATTATCCCGAGAGCAAAATATAGATTGTGTTCTCTAAAACTTTTTTTGCGCTCCCTTTCCTCAACATGCTGTGAACCCGCCAGCAGAGCTGAAAGTTTCAAGCTGATCACTGGAAGGACGCAAGGCATAAAATTCAGCAGAAATCCGGCAAGAATACCGAAAAGAATAGCTGTAGTCAGGTTCGCAACTTCTAGGCCGGGGGTAAAAGATTGCGGTTTCAAAGAGTCAAACGAAAAAGTTTCTTTTGCATCCGTTTGTACAGGAGCGGATTTCAGCTTCGTAGTTTCTGAAACTTTGTCCGCAACGGGGGCTGGTTTTAGTATTGTTTCTGGTTCGGCAGATATATTTTTAAGAGAAATTTTACCTTTGTTTGCGATCTGAGTCGCTTTTAAAAAAAGAGGCCACCATGGCTCTCCGTTGGCAGATGGAAGCTTTTCTGGAACAACTCCTATGCCGAAGAAATTTAAATCCGTTTTAAATGGCAGGCATGCTGTCTTTGAACACATAAGCAAAGAAAGCCGTGCTTGCAGGGTGAAAGATTTTGATTCTGACGGAACAGGCACAAGTATTGGGGTGGGGGAGGGGTAAATTTCTATTTTGCTCCCTTTATTGAAAGGATCGTCTTTAAGTTTACCGGCAAGGTAAATAGGCGAAAGCTCTGCTTTACGCGGAAGAAGGGTCACTTTTAGTTTCGTCGGCTGCCCCATTTTTCCGGGATTATGCGAATATGTGTACCAGCCGTTCTTGGTTTTAAGAATAAGGGCGGCTAAAATTTCAGTCTGCAGTCCCGTTTTGGCTTGGTCTTCAGTACTCAGTTTGTAGAGTTTCCACTTGGTGCTCAGATTGGGATTTTGATTTTGAGCACTGTAAGCCTTACTAGGGCAGGTAGCGCCTGTCAGAAATAAAATGCTGATAAATATCACGAAATAGGTCTTAAAACTCATTAATTAGCCTTTTTTAGAAAAAAACATAAAAATATTATTGACAACTTGCGCTATCCACTCTAAATCACTTTTCACACGCGGGTCACTAGCTCAATTGGTAGAGCACCGGACTCTTAATCCGTTGGTTGAAGGTTCAAGTCCTTCGTGGCCTACCACTCGCAAGTACAGGGGTTTAGATGAAAATCTAAGCCCCTTTTCTTTTTGCCCTTCACTTTTGTACAATTCCTGTACAACTTTTTCAGATAACGCAGAGTGACAAAGATCGATTGTTGGCTTGTTCATAAATAAATTATGTCCAATTGCTTGCAAGTTGTCTAATTGTTTTAGGGGTGGTGGGTGTTTTTGCATTGGCAGAGCTGGTCGTTTTTTTGATACCTATTCGTAATCAGTAAGTCGTCAGTTCAACTATGATCGTTGTCTTCAGTAAAATAAGAGGTTTACATCTTTTTAGGTGTAAGCCTCTTTTTTTATGATTTGGTGGCGGTTTTGATGTGGTATGGCGCTTGTATTGTAATTGAATTTCTTAATAGCCATCTTAAACTGTTTTTCCTATCATTTAAATTGTCTGTTCCGTTTAGATATGGATGAAATAATTAATTTATATTTCTCGGATCTACCAGTAGCAATGGGGAGAAGTTTTCATTTATAGACAGAGAATAAAAGTCTTTTTAACTAGATGTACCAGTTCTTACGATCTCCTAGACGACCTGAATGAAGATAAAAGAATTTCAAGATTGTCTCTCCTTACTCTGGGCAAAACAGGTGAGAATAGCATTGATGAGGTTGCCAAAGCCGCTTTGAAAACAGGCTTAGGCTCGCAGGAGATTCAGAAAATGATTCAGAGCGGTGTGCAACCCGTATATTGCACGTATGGACCTTCGCTATTGCTTGTGGTCGTAGACAATGAAAAGGGAACGCTCGTATTGCTTATGCGGGTGTTTTTTTAGTGATATCGGCAAGGATAATATCCTTTAACGGCTGGATATTCTGGTGATACCGTGCTGTTTTATAAGGGCATAGAGCCTTGCGCGTGAGAGCCCTGAGATATGACATGATTGCTTGATATTTCCTTGTGTTATTTCAATCAGATCTTTTAGATACCGTTTTTCAATTCCTGCTGTTTGCTCGTTCCGATATGTTTTGAGGTCTGGATAATTTGCTGCATCTGCGATTTTGTTTTCTTTCTTGACTGCTTTTGGAGCGTTTTTTTCAAGTTCCCGTTTGGCAATATGTGCTCGGATGGTTCTCGGTAAATGCCGAGGGTATAGGATTGTTTCCGTTTCTGCTCTGGAAATGGCTTGTTCTATGGTGTTTATTAGCTCCCTGATGTTACCCGGCCATTCATAAAGCATGAGTGCATTAAGAAAATCTGGCGAAAATCCTTTACTATCTATTTTCAGTTGCTGGCAATGGCGGCGGATGAAATGACAGGTGAGATCATTGATGTCTTCGGATATGGTTTGGAGTGGAGGTAGTTGGATGTGAATTCCGCGAAGGCGATAGAAAAGATCTTGTCTGAATTCTTTGGACGACACCATACCTTCCAGATCTCTATTTGTTGCCGCCAGCAACCTGAAATTACTTGTTATCTCCTTTACTCCGCCTACAGGCCTAAAGCATCGGCCCTCCAGAACTCTCAGAAATACTTTTTGCATGGCGAGTGGCAGTTCACCGATTTCATCTAAAAATAGAGTTCCTCCGTCAGCTTGTTTGATGAGCCCGACTGATGAACTGTCCGCACTGGTATACGCTCCGCGTTCATGGCCGAACAGCAGGTTTTCGGCAAGAGTATCCGGCAGTGCCGCACAATCCACAACTACGAAAGGATTCTTTTCCCGTGCGCTGTTTTTGTGAATTGCTTTTGCGAAGAGTTCCTTACCGGTTCCGGTATTGCCAGTGATAAGCACATTGGTATCAGAGGTTGAGGCTTGAGCAACTTTATCAAGGCAAGATTGGAGCGTACGGCTGTTTCCTATTATGCCTTCCCTCCGTAGTGAAACAGGAGAGCATTTTGCCTGTCGTTCCGTATGGTATTCTTTTACACGGTTTATAATTGCGATAATGCGATGTATGCTCGGGGGTTTGGTAATGTAGTCCCATGCTCCGTTTTGTACGGCTTGTTCCGCTGTATTTGGGTCACCATTTTGAGATAAGACAATCACTTCCGGGTATGGCTGAATCTTACGTATGGCTGTGATATAATCTAAAACTTTTCCTTCCGGCAGATCTTCATCTAGTATTACTGCTTTGTAATTGCCTGTGTGCAGCAACCCTATGGCCTTGGCTATTGAGTTACAATATGTGGTGTCTATCTCATGTCGTGATAAATCCTTTGCCATATGTGCGGCAAAATCTTTGTCGGTATCAATAATGAGAATGTCAGCCATACAATCCTCCTAATAAGAATTATCATACAAACTGTAGCATAATTCGGCATGATTTTGTCAATTGCGTATTTATATTTAATTTATGGATTAATTTTTAATTGTAACTCTTTGAATCTAATGTTGTTTCGTCAAGCAAGACAAATATTAGTGATTAAGTCTCAGGCTGTTAAAATAGTATTTGTAGAACTATTTTGTTTAAATAATTACATTTTAATATGAAAATGCAGCCTTTGTTTTGTTTTTTGTCTTACAACACAAGACTTGTCTTGTGTTGTAAGACGTTTTTACCTCAGTTTTCTTCCTTTTTTAGCTCCTTCCTGTCTCATTTAATCAACTAATCGTAAGATATTTATACAAGTATTTAATACGGTATGTATCTTGTTAAGGAGAGTAAGTGACACGTCTGACGTGTGCTCCGAAATCTTAGAGAGATAATTATTTAAAAAATGACAATATGTTGCGTAGGTGAGGCTCTACGAATGGAACAGCCATTGTGAATGGCGGCAGTCTCAAACTCTCCATTGGATCGCCCTGAAAATGAAGACAGAGGAAGACTGACAAGGAGGTTTTCGCAGATGAGGCGTAAATGGGATCCCAGGGTAAAAGCGAAGATTGTGTTGGAAGGGCTTACTGGAAGATGTGTTAATGAACTTTGTCGTTCTCACGAGCTTCGTCCCGGGCAGTATTACAAATGGCGAGAGCATTTTTTGAAGAATTGTCATCTTCTTTTTGAAAGAGAGAAAAGGGCTCCGGATAAAGCGGAACTCGCGATCGAAAATGAAAAGCTTAAGCGTCTAGTGGGTGAGCTGACATTGGAATTGAATAACGGCAGAAGCATTCGTTGACCTTCTGAAAGAGGGACTAATCATGGCCAAAAAGATCGGTGTGTACGTATGTCATTGCGGGTCTAATATACAGGGAAGAGTCGATTGCAAAAGCGTTGCCGGCTATGCAGAGGGGCTTAAGGATGTCGTTGTTTCCAGAGATTATCAGTTCATGTGTTCGGACCCCGGTCAGGATCTGATTATTAATGACATCCGGGAATATGGACTGAGCCGTGTAGTGGTTGCTTCATGTTCGCCTAGGTTGCATGAAAAAACATTTCAAAAGGCATGTGCCAGAGCGGGACTTAATCCCTATCTTATGCAACACGCCTGCATCCGTGAACATTGTTCGTGGATTACAGCGAATCCTGCCGAAGCCACAGCTAAAGCTATGCACATAGTAGAGGCTGCGGTGGAACGGGTAAGCGGACACCAAGAACTTTTTTCCAGAGAAGTAGATGTGCTGCCCGATGTAATGGTCGTTGGTGGCGGGATTGCGGGAATACAAGCCTCTCTTGATATCGCTAAGTCCGGACACAAGGTTCATCTTGTGGAAAAGAGTCCTTCCATAGGCGGACATATGGCTCAGTTTGATAAAACTTTTCCTACTCTGGATTGCGCAGCCTGCATCTCGACACCTAAGATGGTGGCCGTTTCTCAGGAAGCCAATATTAACCTTATGACATGGAGTGAGGTTGAGGATGTTTCCGGTTTTGTGGGTAATTACACGGTTACGGTCAAACGCAAGGCCCGGTTTATCAATGAGGATATTTGTACTGGTTGCGGAGCCTGTCTTGAGAAGTGTCCCACCACTGCGCTCAGTGAATTCAACGAGGGGCTTAGTAAGCGGAAGGCTATTTTCAGAAATTCTCCGCAGGCAGTGCCAAGCACTCCGGTCATTGACGGAAATATCTGCAAGATGATCACCAAGAACAAATGCGGTCTTTGCCAGACGATTTGTCCCACCGGAGCAATTGATTACAACATGAAGGACAGCCGTGAGGTTTTCCATGTAGGTAGCATTGTTCTGGCTACCGGCTATGGAACCATGGACCCTACTCCTATTTCTGAATACGGGTTCGGAAAATATGATGAGGTTTATACGGCTCTTCAGTTTGAACGGTTGAATAATGCCGTAGGCCCTACTGGCGGACAGATTATTATGAAGAATGGTCAGTCGCCGGAGAGTGTTGCGATTATCCATTGCGTGGGAAGCCGGGATCAAAACTATCATGAATATTGTTCACGAACCTGCTGCATGTATGCCCTCAAGTACGATCATCTTATTAAAGATAAAGTGGGGCATGATACAAAAGTCTATAATTTTTACATTGATATGCGCTGTTTCGGAAAAGGTTATGAAGAGTTTTTTAAACGGGTTCAGGAGGAAGGGGTTACCTTCATTCGCGGTCGGCCCGCAGAGATAGTTCAGGAAAACGGCAAGTTGGTAGTAGTCGGTGAAGATACACTGCTCAGCATGAATGTCAGGGTGCCCGTGGACATGGTCATACTCTGTACCGCAATGCAGGCGCAGGATGATATGCCTGAGGTTGCTCGTATTTTCGGAGTGGCTCAGGGGCAGGATGGTTTCTTCTTGGAAGAGCATCCAAAACTCGGACCTGTTTCTACGGCTACGGATGGTGTTTTTCTGGCTGGAGCCTGTCAGGGGCCTAAGGATATTCCTGACGCAGTGGCTCATGCTTCGGGCGGAGCCGCTCAGGCGCTGGCTCTGGCTGCTAGGGGTAAGGTTTCCATTTCTCCTACTACGTCGTGGATTAATCCTGATATTTGTGTCGGATGTAAGGTTTGCACTAAATTGTGTCCTTATTCAGCTATTGAGTTCGATGAACGTAGACAGGTTGCGGTTATCAATGAGGCCATGTGCAAGGGATGCGGTAGTTGTGCCGGGTATTGCCCAAGCGGCGCGGCCCAAATTAAGCATTTCAATGAAAATCAGATATTCAACGAGATAGATGGTTTGCTTGGTATGATTCCCGATATTTTAATTGAAACCCAAGTGGAAGATCAGGCCTGAGGAGGCAGTCATGAGTAATGAATTTGAACCTACTTTACTGGCATTTGTCTGCAATTGGTGCACTTACACGGCCGCTGATCTGGCGGGAACTTCAAGGATGGTGCAGCAGCCTAACCTGCGATTGGTGCGGATGATGTGTACTGGTATGGTGGACCCCAAGTATGTCATTAAAGCCCTTTTATCCGGGG
It encodes:
- the hisH gene encoding imidazole glycerol phosphate synthase subunit HisH is translated as MLAILDYKAGNQTSVQRALNKLDIPNVITSDPDVLSKATGIIFPGVGAAGQAMDELTAGGLDALLKDLVSKKKPLLGICVGCQILLDYSEENDTKALSVIPGECRLFNPSWVDYEGVPIRVPHMGWNQVELKQDCILFKDIDPEAYFYFVHSYYPAPEEKFIIGETIYGRPFCSLHGREGLWAVQFHPEKSGNPGLKMLSNFYEYCKEASDA
- a CDS encoding J domain-containing protein, with translation MNFQEARRILKIDSDAKIADVKKAFRKLAFTMHPDLNPSPDAARKFREVNEAYVFLRNEMRNDSEKPTSAGKASYTKRKATFTSRADQKTASQGAKAYQQQQKTARTDAQNKTRSASAQQSRSFYQKEEDVLKDILNDPFAKQVFEDIYRQISKDKPYTTPGSAKERKINMNWGDKSVSVDVSRGIFGGIKSWVSGQMDDEQTVFFPASTLIPGRNIRITIQQGFKKSSKILDITLPRDFIIGRPIRLKGQGRKLGPLKGDLYLRILAK
- a CDS encoding YkgJ family cysteine cluster protein, which produces MIKAFECQRCGHCCQGEGGIIMTKKDRKRLAEHLGLPEEEMVLKYSETVNGKIRLQSREDGYCVFFNEGCGVHPGRPDVCRAWPFFRGNLVDKLSWEMVQDYCPGINNEAGHEQFVIQGKEYIRAEGLRQHDPEVGPNALITEDD
- a CDS encoding CoA-binding protein — encoded protein: MLLLDEKKLAALLNEVKVIAVIGAVDKPGRPVDMVGRYLIETGFKVIPVHPKRQDVWGLKTYKSILDIPEHVDLVDVFRAPEFCPDHAEECLKLNTLPKVFWMQQGIFSPESREILSVKDITVIEDRCIMVDHKRLVGKKL
- a CDS encoding M24 family metallopeptidase, coding for MSNIEQNIAVPREELEIRWAKARRFLAETAPEAGGLLAFSRLQVFYLSGTFVNGALWLPVEGEPVLFVRKSVERARLESSIKNICPFKSFKDLAPLAKNVCQPLSDIIGAETAGLTWQLGEMLAARMPDTKFVPCDKALALSRAVKSEWELKRMRKAGELHNLALVDILPEILMAGMTEREISHFIWNIFFELGHQGNMRMQAFGEEIFLGHVSAGDSGIYPSSFNGPLGMRGEHPAAPFMGNACKKWQKESLLAADVGFVLEGYHTDKTQVYWSGAKESVPCSIMNAQAFCKDMQDLAADNLKPGTLPSYIYAMLVNEAEKSGYSEGFMGLGESKVPFIGHGIGLTVDGFPPIAKGFENPIEEGMVFALEPKIGIPGVGMVGVENTFEVTKDGAKSITGDNFDMIFIG
- a CDS encoding AMIN domain-containing protein, which produces MPVKNKKIIQCPFCNSNRLYLRRGLVSDAFISLLTPVKSFTCGSCSRSFRKYNNYFTSKQALIHILIILALVAFTRPSLINPGNWLMQEQATQPEKYIQLEQQSTENLPEDQFTNNGIAATANATGEFNATLAYKPETLDNATVLDVYNGTSNSTVDTMQVSFDNSEVSFNATEQNATVPKITAKTALQGGRLNSIYFKNIGGKTRINLDMGGSPLSYTSFFLRNPDRLVVDIHGSWEYFGPTTLKPENPIFSKFRIGIYENKLRMVMDLKGDTPAPTIMKTDTGLNIDVK
- a CDS encoding iron-containing alcohol dehydrogenase, whose protein sequence is MLNFQFFIPTRLIFGPGKLAELGTTPNLPKGDKALIIIGESGAMITNGYLDKVQAALGKQNVSTMVFDNISPNPKSDQIDEAAKLAREKNIDFIVALGGGSTIDAAKAIALLTTNVGKCWDFIQAGSGGGIVAENPSAPLIAIPTTAGTGTEADPWAVISKSGGTEKISLGSDSTFPYMSIIDPELMLSVPPRTTAYTGIDAFFHAVETFVSTEHQPMSDMLALESVHLITNYLPMAIEQSDNIEARTVMAWASTAAGMCETLSRCISHHSLEHALSAMYPELPHGLGLAKLSLPYFKRLIPGSPDRFEDLAMAMGYDTSGFDENQRASVFLEGLRVLLERTGLAQESLKNYGAKEEDVPQLVEIAMATMGKLFDYTPTEMDQDDLECIVSEAIAG